CGCCTGATCGGCCATCGGTTTGCTCGCCTGGCCCTGCCCTACTGCGCCGCGCTGGCCTTGACGATCCTCGTCAACGAAGCGGTGCGCGAATTCGGCTTCCACCATGAATCGGTGTCTGACGCGCCCACGTGGGACCAGATCCTGGCGCACCTGCTGCTGGTGCAAAGCATCGGCGGGTGGGAATCGCTGTCGGCCGGCGTGTGGTACGTGGCCATTGACTTTCAGCTGTTCGCCCTGTGCGCGCTGTGGTTCTGGCTCAGCCTGCGCCTGGGTGGCACTGCCCAGGGGCCCGACCGCACCAGCGCGGCACCCACGCTGCCCACGCTGGCGCAATTCGGCGTGATCGCGCTGGGCTGCGCGTCGCTGTGGTGGTGGAACCAGGCCGAGCAGTTGGATGTGTGGGCGCTGTACTTCGTGGGCGCCTATGCGCTGGGCATGATGGCCTGGTGGGCCGCGCACAGCCCGAACGTGCTGGCGCGCTGCGGCTGGCTGGCGGCCATGCTGGCCTGCGGCGCGATCGCGCTGACGCTGGAGTGGCGCGACCGCATCGCGCTGGCGTGGGCGGCGGCGCTGGCACTGGCCGTTTGCAGCGCCGTGCATTGGCCCGAGGCGTGGCGGCGCGCGCGCTGGGCGCCGCTGGCCTGGGTTGGCCAGCGTTCGTATTCGATCTTCCTGATCCACTTTGCCGTGTGCCTGCTGGTCAACGCGGTGTGGAGCGCGCTGTGGCCCTCGGGCATCGCCGTGAATGCGCTGGGCATGCTGGTGGCGATGGCCTGCTCGGTCGGCGCAGGTGCGCTGCTCTACCGTGGCGTGGAAAGCCGGCAGCTGAGCTGGATGCGCTTGCTGAGCTGGCAGGCCGGCGTGCTGAGCGTCGGCGCCCTGGCGATCAAGGGCCTGCTGTGACGATGGCCTGAGCGCTGGGCGCCGGGCGCCCGTCCCGCCATAAAAAAAGGCCAGCATTCGCTGGCCTTTTTGCTATTTATTGCATAGCTTCTGGCGCTGGTCCCGCTTACTTCAGCGCCTTGTAGCGCACACGGTGCGGTCGGGCACCATCTTCACCCAGTCGCTTCTTCTTGTCGGCCTCATATTCCTGGTAGTTGCCGTCGAAGAACACCCATTGGCTGTCACCCTCGGCGGCCAGGATGTGGGTGCAGATGCGGTCCAGGAACCAGCGGTCATGGCTGATGACCATCACGCTGCCGGCGAATTCCAGCAGCGCGTCTTCCAGCGCGCGCAGCGTTTCCACGTCCAGGTCGTTCGACGGTTCGTCCAGCAGCAGCACGTTGCCGCCCTGCATCAGCGTCTTGGCCAGGTGCAGGCGCCCGCGCTCACCGCCCGACAGCATGCCCACTTTCTTCTGCTGGTCCTGCCCGTTGAAGTTGAAGCGCCCCGCGTACGCGCGGCTGGGCATCTGGAACTTGCCCACGGTGATGATGTCCAGCCCGCCGGAGATGTCTTCCCACACGGTCTTGTCGTTGGCCAGCTCATCGCGGTGCTGGTCGACAAACGCCATCTGCACGGTCTTGCCGATGGTCACTTCGCCCGAGTCGGGCTGCTCGACGCCCGCGATCAGCTTGAACAGCGTGGATTTGCCCGCGCCGTTGGGGCCGATGATGCCGACGATGGCGCCCGCCGGCACCTTGAAGCTCAGGTTGTCGATCAGCAGGCGGTCGCCAAAGCTCTTTGACACACCTTTGAATTCGAACACTTCATGGCCCAGGCGCTCAGCCACGGGAATGAAGATCTCCTGCGTCTCGTTGCGCTTCTGGTATTCGTAGTCGCTCAGCTCTTCAAAGCGCGCCAGGCGCGCCTTGGACTTGGCCTGCCGCCCTTTCGGGTTGGCGCGCGCCCATTCCAGCTCTTTCTTCATCGCCTTGGCGCGGGCGTCTTCGGTGCGCTGCTCCTGCTTGAGGCGCGCGTCCTTCTGCTCCAGCCAGGTGCTGTAGTTGCCTTTGTAAGGAATGCCGTGGCCACGGTCCAGCTCCAGAATCCACTCGGCGGCGTTGTCCAGGAAGTAGCGATCGTGGGTGATGGCCACCACGGTGCCGGTAAAGCGCTTGAGGAAGATCTCCAGCCACTCCACGCTTTCGGCGTCCAAGTGGTTGGTGGGCTCGTCCAGCAGCAGCATGTCTGGCTTGGACAGCAGCAGCTTGCACAGCGCCACGCGGCGCTTTTCACCGCCCGACAGCTTGCCGATCACGGCGTCCCACGGCGGCAGGCGCAGCGCGTCGGCGGCGATTTCCAGCTGGTGTTCGCTGTCCGTGCCGGCGGCGGCAATCACCGCCTCCAGTTTGCCCTGCTCCTCGCTCAAGGCGTCGAAATCGGCGTCCGGCTCGGCGTAGGCGGCGTAGATTTCCTCCAGGCGTGCGCGGGCGGCATTGACTTCGCCCATCGCCAGCTCGACCTCCTGGCGCACGGTGTTTTCAGGGTTGAGCGCCGGCTCTTGCGGCAGATAGCCCACCTCCAGGCCCGGCATGGGGGTGGCTTCACCCTCGATCTCCTTGTCGATCCCCGCCATGATCTTCAGCAGCGTGGACTTGCCAGAGCCGTTCAGGCCCAGCACCCCGATCTTGGCGCCGGGGAAAAACGACAGCGAAATGTCTTTCAAGATCTGCCGCTTGGGCGGCACGATCTTGCTGACGCGGTTCATGGTGTAGACGTATTGGGCCATGGCTTACTCTCAAATCAATAGCTGTCCGCGCTCATTGGACGGGCGCTGGCAACCGAAAAGCTTAAAAAACGGGTGGAGATGCGGCGCAACGCGGCTGGCGTTGCCTGCGCGCTGTGCGCGGCCGTTGCGGGCCGATTATCGGCGTTTGCACAAGACCTGGCCGCGCAGCGCGGCTGGCGCACCGCCGAGTGCTCTTGGCGGTGGCCTTGGCGGCGCGCGGATGGCCTTGCCGCGCCCGCCCCACCACTTGGCCGGTGCCGTGCGATAATTCAACGGCTAGCGGCCCACCAGTACAGCCGCGCAGCCAGCTCTTCCGCTGGGGTCATGAGGGAGACACAAGCCCCCGATCGCCCGCTTTTGAAGAACGCTTTCAGCCTTTGACTGGCCGGCACCTTGCCGGAACAGGCCGACAAGCAGCAGTGCCGCAACGAGACCGGCACCCATAACCTGATGAACTTTGAAGATCTGAACCTGGCACCGGCCATTCTCAAGGCCGTGCACGAGTTGGGCTACACCGCCCCCACCCCGGTCCAGGCGCAAGCCATTCCGGCCGTGCTGGCGGGCAGCGATCTGCTGGCCGGCGCCCAGACCGGCACCGGCAAGACCGCCGGCTTCACCCTGCCCGTGCTGCAGCTGCTCAGCAGCCGCGCCGGCGCCAAGCCCGGCTGCATCCGCGCCCTGGTGCTGACCCCCACGCGCGAGCTGGCCGCACAGGTCGAAGAATCGGTGCGTAACTACGGCAAATACCTGGACCTCAGCTCCACCGTCATCTTCGGCGGCGTGGGCATGAACCCGCAGATCAGCCGCATCCGCGCGGGCTGCGACATCCTGGTGGCCACGCCCGGCCGCCTGCTGGACCTGGCTGGCCAGGGCTACGTCGACCTGTCCAACGTCGAAATCCTGGTGCTGGATGAAGCCGACCGCATGCTGGACATGGGCTTCATCCACGACGTGAAGAAAGTGCTGGCCCTGCTGCCCAAGGCCAAGCAAAGCCTGCTGTTCTCGGCCACGTTCAGCGACGAGATCCGCGACCTCGCCAATGGCCTGCTGAAAGACCCGCAGCACATCCAGGTGACGCCGCCCAACACCACCGTCGAGCGCATCGCCCAGCTGATCTACCCCGTGGGCCGCACGCGCAAGAAGGAAGTGCTGGCCCACCTGATCGACCAGGGCAGCTGGAGCCAGGTGCTGGTGTTCACCCGCACCAAGTACGGCGCGAACAACGTGGCCGAATACCTGACCAAGCACGGCATCAAGGCGATGGCGCTGCACGGCAACAAGAGCCAGAGCGCCCGCACGCAGGCGCTGGCCGAGTTCAAGAGCGGCGAGCTGCGCGCGCTGGTGGCCACCGACATCGCCGCCCGCGGCATCGACATCGATGAGCTGCCGCACGTGGTGAACTACGAAATCCCGAACGTGCCCGAAGACTACGTGCACCGCATTGGCCGCACCGGCCGCGCGGGCGCCAGTGGCCAGGCCGTCAGCCTGGTGTGCATGGATGAAGAAGGCTTCATGCACGAGATCGAGCGCTTCACCAAGCAGCAGATCCCGGTGGAAATCCTGGAAGGCTTCGGCCCGGCCGAAGGCGAGCAGGCCGAGCCTATCGCCATGGGCCGCCAGACGCTGTGGGGCGGCCTGGGCAAGCCGCCCGGCCGCGACGTGATGCAAGCGGCCGCCCGCGCTGCGCGCCAGGACATGATGCAGCGCATCCGCGACAACAAGGCCGCCCAGGGCGGCGCTGGCCGCGGCCAGGGCGGCCGCGGCGGCCAAAGCCCGCGCAACGCGCCGGCCAGCAACGGCGCGCGCCGCGCACCCGTGGCCCGCACCGAAGGTGACGCGGGCGACGTAGCCCAGCGCGACGACGCCATGGCCGTGGGCGCCGACGGCGCGCCGCAAGGCGACCGCGCCAACCGCAACCGCCGCCGCCGTGGGCGCGGCGGTGCAGGCATGGGCGGCAACGGCGGCCAGCATGGCGGCCAAGGCGCACCGCGCCAGCAGAACAGCGGCGTGCGCCAATCGCCCGGCCTGCCGCCCACGCGCGAATTCGGCTTTGACGACGAGGACGACCGCGACATGGATCGTCTGCCGCGCAACATCGACCCGCTGCAGACCAACCTGCACGGCCGCCGCAACGCGCCGCGTGGCCCCAGCCACGGCGCAGCCGGCCAGCCTGATCCGATGCGCACCAGCATCGACATGATGGGCAAGGGGGCCAACCGCAACAAGGGCAACCGCAGTGGTGGCAATGGCGGCGGTGGTGGCCGTGGTAACTTCGGTGGCGGCGGTGGCAGCCGCAACCGCGCCGGCGGCGGCTTCAGCCGCTGATCGGCGGCCGCTCGGCGCCCACAAGAAAAGGCTTCTTCGGAAGCCTTTTTTTGTTGCTGGGTCGGCGTTGATCGACGAATGAATGTTTGGGGCTCCAGCGCAGGCTGCATCAGCGCTGGCAGCTATGCATTGAATAGCAAATTCGGTTCTTCAGCCTACCGCCGCCATCTATCACGTGCGGCTTTCTGCGGCCTCATTGGCGCGCTGTTCTCCGCATCGAGGCGAGCCACCGGCCCAGCTTTGCCTGGGTGATGCGCAGCGCAGCCGTGCGCCGGTCTGCGCGGGCGCTGTGCACGCAAGCGCTGCTAGCGGCCGCCGCAACGCCCCGCGGCGCACCGGTTGCCAGGCACCGAGCGCGGACGATTTCATACATATAAAAATTGGCTCTAGCGCCCTACCCACCAGCGCTAGCAGCTACTTAATCAGGAGCGCTAGCAAAGAGCGCTGCACCCGTTGCCAGAACCCGGTGCCGACCCCAGCCCCGGCGCGGATCATCGCCGCGCAGGCGCAACCGCACCGCTGGTCGCGTCGATCAGGAATTTCGCCAACCTGGCCGTCGCAGGCGGCAAGGCGCCGAACGAGGGCGCGGCGAGCAGCAAGGTGCGCGCGGCCCAGCCGTCGGTCAGGGGTACGCGCCGCAGGCCGCTGGCGCGCGCCTCTCGCTCGGCCACCGCGCGGGGCACCACAGCCACGCCAGCGCCCAGGGCGACCATACGGCTCACGGCCTCCAGGCTGCCCAGGCGCATGCGGTAGTCCCAGCCAGGCTGACAGCGGCGCGCCTGCGCGGTGACCATGGCTTGCAGGGCGCTGGCTTCATGCAGGCCAAGGAAGGCGTGGACCAGCGCGTCGGCCAGCGACATGCGGCGCACGCCAGCCAGCGCGTGGCTGCGCGGCACGATCAGTACCAACGGGTCGGGCCGCAGCGGCGCGCATTCCAGCCCCGCCACATCGGCTGCGTCGGACGGCACGCCCAGCTCGGCCTGGCGCTGTCGCAGGGCGTCGGCGATGGCGGCGCTGGGGCGCTCTTGCATGTCCAGGGTGTAGCCGGGGTGCGCGGCCAGAAAGCGCGCCAGCAGCGGCGGCAGGTGCACGGTGGCGGCCGAGGTGTTGGCCCACAGGCGCAGGTGCGCACGCGGCCCCTCGGTGTGTTCGGCCATGGCTTCGTGCAGCTGGCCCAGTTGCGCCAGCACTTGTTGCGCGTGGCGCGCCAGGGTCTGCCCGGCGGGCGTAGGCTGCGCGCCGCGCCGGTCGCGCACGAGCAGCGGCGTGCCCAGCGCATCTTCCAGCGCCCGCACGCGCGCGCTGGCCGAGGCCAATGTCATGTGGCTGCGCTCGGCACCGGCGGTGATGCTGCCTTGCTCCGCCACGTGCAGGAACAGGCGCAGGTCGATCAAGTCCATGGGCGTGCGGTCTACTGGCTGTGCGCGGCAGGCTAGCACGGTCAGGCGGGGGCTAGGGCAGCAGCCTCAGCGGTGGCCTGAGGCTGGGTGAGCGTTTCGCGCAGTGACTTCGCACCCGGCGCGGCCCAGAATGCGTTCACGCTGGCGTGGCTGGCCGTGCCGCAGGGGCACGGCGCCAGGGCCATCCCTGATCACCATGTCGCTTACCCACTTTTTCACCGACCCACTCTGGCTGTTTGCCATCGCCGTGTTTTTGGCGGCGGGCGCCGTCAAAGGCATCGTCGGCCTCGGCCTGCCGACGCTGGCGATGGCGCTGCTGGCGCTGCGCATGCCCCCGGCGCAGGCGGCGGCGCTGCTGGTGCTGCCTTCGCTGGTGACCAACGTGTGGCAGATGCGGCCCTGGCGCGCGCTGCCGGCGCTGGCGCGGCGGCTGGCGCCGATGCAGGCGGGCGTGGTGGCGGGCACGCTGCTGGGCGCGTGGTGGCTGGGCGCGCCGTCTGGCGCTTGGGCGGTGGTGGCGCTGGGCCTGGCGCTGATCGCCTACGGCGGCTGGGGCTTGATCGGGGCGAGGTTGCCTTACGTGTCACCACGCGCGCAAACCGTGGCCGGGCCGCTGGTGGGCGCGCTGACCGGGCTGGTCACAGCCGCCACGGGCGTGTTCGTGCTGCCGGCCGTGCCCTATCTGCAGGCGCTGGGCATGGCGCGCGACGATCTGGTGCAGGCGATGGGCTTGTCTTTCACCGTGTCCACCCTGGCGCTGGCGATGGGCCTGGCTTTCAACCACCAGTACCCGGCGTCTGCGGCGGCGGGTTCGGTGGCGTTGGTGTTGCCCGCGCTGATCGGCATGCAGGCCGGCCAATGGCTGCGCCAGCGGCTTTCGCCCACGCGCTTTCGCGTGTGCTTCATGGCGGCGCTGATCGGGCTGGGCGCGTGGATGGTGCTGCGGGCGGTGTAAGTAGCGCAGATCCGCCGGCCGGAGCAGACGAAGCGCAGCCGATTCGCAGTCACGGCAGCGGCGCGCCGATGAGCCGCCCTAGCGTCGCAATCGGCGATGGCGCCCACGCATTAAGCACCTGCAGCTATGAATAGCGTAGTGATTCAGGTGCCAGCGCGCCCCTTGCCAGTGGTCGAACGCCATGGCCGATGCACGAGCGCGAGCACGAGCACGAGCACGAGCACGAGCACGAGCACGAGCGCGAACAGCGTGCTCGCCAGGAATGTGGCGTGGGTGAGGATTGAGCGGGCGGCGCTCACTCAGTGCCCCGGCGCCCCCGCGCGCGCGTGTCGCGAAGCCGTCGCCCATTTGCATGCAAATAGCAATCAGTCTCATTTGCAATACAATTTCACAGACGGCCATTCGCGTGGGCATTCCTCCCAGCGCACGGTGCCCGTCTTATCGCCGCGTGATGCGCGCACACCTCTCACTCATCCCTGTTTTCCCGCATGACTTCGTTCTCGTTCGCCCCGTTTTCCCTGACGCCGACCGCCCGCCTGGTTCGCCATGCGCTGGGCTTTGCCACGCTGGCTGGGCTCGCCGTCGCCCACGCGCAGGACGCTGAGCCACGCCCGTCATCCACGCTCCAGGAGGTTCAGGTTGTCGACCAGGCCGAGTCGATCGGCGGCCTGCAAAAGAAATACTCGGGCGGTCAGTTGGCACGCGGTGGCGCCCTGGGCATTCTCGGCCGCACCGACATGCTGGACGTACCGTTCAGCACCACCAACTACACCTCGGAGTTGATCGACAACCAGCAAGGCCTCACGGTGTCGGACGTGGTGATGAACGACGCTTCGGTGCGCACCTTGCAGGCGCGCGGCGGGTTTGGGGAGGACTACCAGATTCGCGGCCTGTCGGTGGGTGCGCGCGACGTCGCGATGAACGGCCTCTACGGCCTGTCGCCCGCCACCCGCATGCCGCTGGAGATGATCGAGCGCGTCGAGGTCCTCAAGGGGCCGGGGGCGCTGACGCAGGGTGTGGGCCCCAACGGCAGCGTGGGCGGCAGCATCAACGTGGTGACCAAGCGCGCCCATGACATCCCGCTGACGCGCCTGACCACGACGTACATGGGCAAGGCGCAATTCGGCACGCACCTGGACGTCGGCCGCCGCTTTGGCAAAGACAACGAATGGGGCGTGCGGGCCAACGGCGTGTGGCGCAATGGCGAAGGCAACATCGACGGTGGGCGCCAGCGGCTGGGTCTGGGCTCGCTCGGCGTGGACTACGCTGGCACACGCCTGCGCGCCTCTGCCGACCTGCTGTATTCCGAAGGCACCAACCAGAATTTCCGGCCGCAGGCCGCGTTTCTGGCTGGCATCACCCAAGTGCCGGAGGTGCCCAACCCACGCCAGAGCTTCTACCCTGGCGCCGCGATGTCGGACAAGGCCAAGACGGCCATGACGCGGCTGGAGTACGACGTGACCGACCGCACTACCGTCTATGGCGCCATCGGCTACAGCGAAGTCAGCAGCCAGCAGAACTTCCCTACCGCCGCCACGCGCATCAACACCGCTGGCGACTTCACGGTGCGCAACGGCTATTACGACGAATACAACAAGACCACCTCGGGTGACGCTGGCGTGCGCACCAAATTCAGCACCGGCCCCGTGAATCACACCGCCGTGCTGGCGGCTAACTTCATGCAGCGCGAAACCGGCTACTTCTACCAGCTGACGCCCACGCCGGTGCCGTCCAACATTTATCGCCCAGCCCCGCTGCCGGCCATCACTTTCGCACGCGGCACGCCGGCCAAGTCGGCCGAGTTGGAGCAATACAGCGTGGCCCTGGCCGACACCATGAGCCTGTTCAACGACCGCCTGCTGGCCACGCTGGGCATGCGCGACCAGACCATTCATCAGAAAAGCGTGAATGGCTCGATCGCCTACAAGGCCAGCAGCACCACGCCACTGGTGGGCCTGGTGTTCAAGTTCGACAAGGACACCGCCGTCTACTACAACTACACAGCGGGCCTGAGCGCGGGTGGCGTGGCCGGTGCCACCACCGCCAACGCCGGCGAAGTGTTCGCACCGCAAAAATCGAAGCAGCACGAAATCGGCATCAAGCGCGACTGGGGCACGCTGGTCACGCAGGCCACGGTCTACCAGATCGAGCGGCCCACCTCGATGACGGAAAACAACGTCTACAGCTTTGGAGGCAAGCAGCGCAACCGGGGGCTCGAGTTGACCGCTTATGGCGAGATCGTGCGCGGCCTGCGACTGATGGCCAGCGCCTCCTTCAACCAGGCCAAGCTGCTGCGCACCGCCAATGGCGCCAACCAGGGCAATAACGCCCCTGGCGTGCCCGATCGCACCTACAACCTGGGGCTGGACTGGGATGTTCCGGGCGCGCCTGGCCTCAGCCTGAATGGCCGGGTCATCAGCACCTCGTCCATGAACTACGACGCCGCCAACCTGCTGCGCATGCCCGGCTGGAGCCGCTTTGACCTGGGCGCGCGCTACGCCACCAAGGTGGCGGGAAAGAACCTGGTGATCCGTGCCAGCGTCGAAAACGTGGCCGACAAGGCCTACTGGGTCACCGCCAGCGGCTACGTGACGGTGGGCGCGCCGCGCACGCTGATGCTGTCGGCGTCACTCGACTTCTGATCGTCGGTCCGGCTCTTTGGCCGGCCTCCCAAGGCCTCACGCTGGCAGCGGCCCACGCATTGGGGGGTGGACGGCCCGGCACAATGAAAAAAGGCCTCATCCGAGGCCTTTTTTCATGATGTTTTGATGCGCCAGCGCTGGTGCATACAGCGCTGGCAGCTATCAAAATCAGTGCAAACCTGCCATCCGTTCAGCGCACGGTCTTGAAGCGCACGTCATCGGCGATGAACGTCTTCTCAGGCAGCGGCGCTTCGTTGGAGCCAAAGGGCATTTGAGCGCGCAGCTTCCACGATGCGGGCACGCCCCAGGTCTTGGCGACTTCGGCGTCGATCAGCGGCGCGTAGTGCTGCAGGCTGGCGCCAATGCCGGCTTCGGCCAGCGCCGTCCACACTGCGAATTGCGCCATACCGGCCGAGTGCTCGGAAAACACGGGGAAGTTGTCGGCGTACAGCGGGTACTTTTGCTGCAGGTCCTTGATGACGTCCTGGTCTTCATAGAACAGCACCGTGCCCGCGCCGGCGGCGAAGGCGTCCATCTTCGCGTCGGTGGCGGCGAAGGCGTCGGCCGGCACCATCGGGCGCAGGGTTTCTTTGGTGATCTCTTTCCACAGCTTCTGGCTAGGGGCGCCAAACAGAATCAGGGCGCGCGAGCTTTGCGAGTTGAACGACGAGGGCGTCAGGCGAATCGCCTCGCGGATCAGGGCGTCGACCTGCGCTTCAGGCAGGGGCAGCTTGGCGCCCAGGGCGTACTGCGTGCGACGCTTCGTGAACAGCGGGATGGCGTTTTGGGTCATGAGAAAAACGGTTGAAAGTAACGAGATAAAGGCATTCGGGCCAGCGCGCCGACTGCACGTTGCCGAACTGAACAAAGTCTATTGCAATGCAGCAAAACGTGCCCGCGCGGCACGGGATGCGCTGGCGCAAGTAGGGGCTGCGCCGTGCCTCAGGCGCGCACGAAGAGCGTGACCAGCGCATCGTCGCCCAGCAGGCGGCTGCGGTGGCCGTGCAGCTTGGCGTCGAACGTGGCGCCGGGCGGCAGCGTGTCGTTGGAATAGAAGCACTCGCCCGGGCCGAAAACGCGCGTGCTGCCATCCTGCAGGCCGATCTCCATGCGGCCTTGCAGCACGACCAGCCATTGCGGCGTGGTGGTGCAATGAAAGTCGCTGGCGAACCCGGCAGGGCTGCGGCGGAACTGGCAGCCCCCCGAGGCCTGCAGCGCCGACAGCCGCGTCAGGGGCGTGCCCTCGTCCAGCGCCACGGCGGCGTCGCGGAAGCGGGCGCGCCCATCGACGTCGGTGAACAGCTCGGGCAAGGTCAGGGCGGTCATGGTGGCGGCAGGCTCAAGGCAAAAAAGCGAGTGTAGGCCGGCTTGCGACGCGGCGGGCCCCAGCGCCCGGCCCGGCGACGGCAGGTGGGTTGCGCGAACCGCCTCCGTGGGCTGCCTCGTCGGTTTACCAGCCGATACAAAGTGGCCCGTTCACGGCAACCCCATACGGGCCTCGGTTTCGTTGGAGCTCCTACCTCATCGTTTTTTCTTGAAGGAGCCCTTGCATGAAAACCCCTCGCCTTGCCCTCGCAGCCACCCTTGCCGCCGCCACCGCCTGGCTGGCGCCGCCCGCGCACGCCGTGGGCCGCCTGATCGACGTGAACGTGATCGACCGCGACAGCGGCACGCAGTTGCCCGTGTACCGCCACAACGGCCAATGGTGGGTGGCCGGACGCCCCGGCGCCCGCTACGCGGTGCAGGTGCGCAACGCCACGGGTGAGCGCGTGATGGGCGTGATGTCCGTCGACGGCGTCAACGTCATCAGTGGCGACACCGCTTCGTGGGACCAATCCGGCTACGTGCTGTCGCGCTACCAAAACGCGCAGATCACGGGCTGGCGCAAAAGCCGCGACGAGGTGGCGGCGTTTCATTTCACCGCGCTGCCCCATTCCTACGCGGCGCGCACCGGCCGCCCCGACAACGTGGGCGTGATTGGTGTGGCCGTGTTCCGCGAAGGCGACGTGCCGCCGCCGCGCCCGCTGCCCCGCCCGGCGCCGCGCTATGAGAGCCCGGCTGCCGGCGAACGGTCCGCTGGTGTGGCCCGCAACCAGGCCAGCCCAAGCCCAAGCGCAAGTGCCCGCGCCGAGGCCGCCCCGGCCGACGCCGAAGTCGATGCGTGGCAGTCGCAAAAGTCCGCCCCCGCCACGCCCCGCCTGGGCACCGGCCACGGCGAGCGCGAAGCCTCTTACAGCGGCACCACGCCCTTCGAGCGGCGCAGCGGCCAGCCGGACGAGGTCATCACCCTGCGCTACGACAGCCGCGACAACCTGGTCGCCATGGGCATCATCCCGGCGTACGCACCGCCGCCGCCCGGGCGGCCCGACGCCTTTCCAGAGTCGCCCGATGCACGCTACGTGCCCGACCCACCCCGCCGCTGGCGCTGAGCTCCGCACGGCCCGCGTTCGCACGCGGCGCCCAGGCGCTCGCCCGGGCCCGTGGCGCGCGGCTGGGCGCGCCCAGCCCGCGCCGCCTTTCGCGCTGGCCATAATCCGCGCCATGCCGCCCGACGCGCTGCCCGCCGACGTTGACCTGATGCGCGCCTACGCCGCGGGCGACGTGCGCGCGTTTGAAACGCTGTACACCCGCCACGAACGGCGGCTGTGGCGCTTTGTGCTGCGCAGCGTGGGCGACGCCCCCACCGCTGACGAGCTGGCGCAGGACGTGTGGCTGCGCGTGGCCCAGCAGGCCGAGCGCTACGCGCCCAGCGCATCGCGTGCAGACTTGCCGCCTGCGCGTTTCACCACCTGGCTGTTCACCATCGCGCGCAACCGCGTGGTGGACCACCTGCGCGCCAGCCGGCCGATGCACAGCCTGAGCGCCAACGACGACCACGATGAAGACGCCCCCAGCCTGGCCGACACACTGGCCGCGCCTTCCGGCTTCGGCCCCGTGCGCCGCATTGAAAACCGCCAGCAGGCCGAACAGTTGCTGGCCGCCGTGCAGGCGCTGCCCGATGACCAGCGCGAAGCCTTTTTGCTCCAGGCCGAGGGCGGCATGAGCGTGCAAGACATCGCCGCCGCCACCGGCGTGCCCTTTGAAACCGCCAAGAGCCGCCTGCGCTACGCCCGCGCGGCGCTGCGCCGCACCCTGGAGACGCTGGCATGACCGCGCCGACGATGCCCCCCAAGGACGACGACGAACTGCTGGCGCGCTACCACGAAGCCAGCGCGCTGGACGCCGCCGCACCGGGCCAAGCGCTGCGCGCCCGGGTGCTGGCGCAGGCGGCGCAGGTCGCGGCGCAGCGGGTGGCCGGCGAACCCGTTGGTGACAGCGCCGATGCGGCAGCCGCACCCGCTCAGGAATCCGTTGCGCCCGCCCGCGCGACACCCACTGGCAACCGCCCCGCCCTTTCGACAGCCGCCGCCGCACCCTCATCTGCCCGCCCTGCGCAGGCCGCGAACAACCACCGCTGGTATTTCTCCGCCGCCGCCAGCGTGGCCGTACTGGGCTTGGCGGGCCTGCTGGCGCTGCAGTTCGACCGCAGCTCGCCCGGCGACCAGGCCATTGGGCTGGGCCAACGACAGGCTCCTCCAGCAGCGGAGGTCGCGCCCGCCGCCGTGCCCGCCCCCGCCCCAGATTCCGCTGACGCCGCTTCGGACACGCCCGCGCCGGGCGAGGC
This genomic interval from Ottowia oryzae contains the following:
- a CDS encoding nitroreductase family protein, producing the protein MTQNAIPLFTKRRTQYALGAKLPLPEAQVDALIREAIRLTPSSFNSQSSRALILFGAPSQKLWKEITKETLRPMVPADAFAATDAKMDAFAAGAGTVLFYEDQDVIKDLQQKYPLYADNFPVFSEHSAGMAQFAVWTALAEAGIGASLQHYAPLIDAEVAKTWGVPASWKLRAQMPFGSNEAPLPEKTFIADDVRFKTVR
- a CDS encoding sigma-70 family RNA polymerase sigma factor, translated to MPPDALPADVDLMRAYAAGDVRAFETLYTRHERRLWRFVLRSVGDAPTADELAQDVWLRVAQQAERYAPSASRADLPPARFTTWLFTIARNRVVDHLRASRPMHSLSANDDHDEDAPSLADTLAAPSGFGPVRRIENRQQAEQLLAAVQALPDDQREAFLLQAEGGMSVQDIAAATGVPFETAKSRLRYARAALRRTLETLA
- a CDS encoding TonB-dependent receptor, with product MTSFSFAPFSLTPTARLVRHALGFATLAGLAVAHAQDAEPRPSSTLQEVQVVDQAESIGGLQKKYSGGQLARGGALGILGRTDMLDVPFSTTNYTSELIDNQQGLTVSDVVMNDASVRTLQARGGFGEDYQIRGLSVGARDVAMNGLYGLSPATRMPLEMIERVEVLKGPGALTQGVGPNGSVGGSINVVTKRAHDIPLTRLTTTYMGKAQFGTHLDVGRRFGKDNEWGVRANGVWRNGEGNIDGGRQRLGLGSLGVDYAGTRLRASADLLYSEGTNQNFRPQAAFLAGITQVPEVPNPRQSFYPGAAMSDKAKTAMTRLEYDVTDRTTVYGAIGYSEVSSQQNFPTAATRINTAGDFTVRNGYYDEYNKTTSGDAGVRTKFSTGPVNHTAVLAANFMQRETGYFYQLTPTPVPSNIYRPAPLPAITFARGTPAKSAELEQYSVALADTMSLFNDRLLATLGMRDQTIHQKSVNGSIAYKASSTTPLVGLVFKFDKDTAVYYNYTAGLSAGGVAGATTANAGEVFAPQKSKQHEIGIKRDWGTLVTQATVYQIERPTSMTENNVYSFGGKQRNRGLELTAYGEIVRGLRLMASASFNQAKLLRTANGANQGNNAPGVPDRTYNLGLDWDVPGAPGLSLNGRVISTSSMNYDAANLLRMPGWSRFDLGARYATKVAGKNLVIRASVENVADKAYWVTASGYVTVGAPRTLMLSASLDF